The proteins below are encoded in one region of Amycolatopsis magusensis:
- a CDS encoding MOSC domain-containing protein: MTELLINGVFVGQPSVLGHQRGEPVLSGITKTRTGEARLELSEVNLTGDGQADLSVHGGPDKAVYAYPAEHYEGWVADAFDLEAGAVGENLSLLGAQEDTIRIGDVFSWGEAHVEVSQPRTPCYKLGMKTGRKDIIPAMIDSGRSGWYLRVRRTGTVPTTGALTLLDRDEASPTISELYLILYANPANLDDEQRAAYLELARRAVKAPALAEQFRQGLAGKLLRVEARDAG, from the coding sequence ATGACCGAACTGCTGATCAACGGGGTGTTCGTCGGGCAGCCCAGTGTGCTCGGGCACCAGCGCGGCGAGCCCGTGCTCAGTGGCATCACCAAGACCAGGACCGGCGAGGCGCGGCTCGAGCTGTCCGAGGTCAACCTCACCGGTGACGGCCAGGCCGACCTCAGCGTGCACGGCGGCCCGGACAAGGCGGTCTACGCCTACCCCGCCGAGCACTACGAGGGCTGGGTCGCCGACGCCTTCGACCTTGAGGCGGGCGCGGTCGGGGAGAACCTGTCGCTCCTTGGCGCACAGGAGGACACCATCCGCATCGGTGACGTCTTCTCCTGGGGCGAGGCACACGTGGAGGTCTCCCAGCCGCGGACGCCGTGCTACAAGCTCGGCATGAAGACCGGCCGGAAGGACATCATCCCGGCGATGATCGACTCCGGTCGCAGCGGCTGGTACCTGCGCGTGCGCCGGACCGGCACGGTGCCGACCACCGGTGCGCTCACCCTGCTCGACCGCGACGAGGCCAGCCCGACGATCAGCGAGCTCTACCTGATCCTCTACGCCAACCCGGCGAATCTGGACGACGAGCAGCGCGCGGCGTACCTGGAGCTGGCGCGCCGGGCGGTGAAGGCGCCCGCGCTGGCCGAGCAGTTCCGCCAGGGCCTGGCGGGCAAGCTGCTGCGGGTGGAAGCACGCGATGCCGGTTGA
- a CDS encoding TetR/AcrR family transcriptional regulator: MPVDGRLARGDATRQAVLRRAMDVASVDGLDGLSIGELAKDLNLSKSGVFAVFGSKEELQLATIDAANAIFTEQVVDRVPASATGVDRFSELCERWLDYSEKRIFPGGCFFFHTSAEYDARDGRVHDALVARSRNWTRLLVDTLRAADVDDAEQVVFEVEALARTANAFSVLHGSPDAYRRARIGIRARLAELR, from the coding sequence ATGCCGGTTGACGGCAGGCTGGCGCGCGGAGACGCGACCCGGCAGGCGGTGCTCCGGCGCGCGATGGACGTCGCGTCGGTCGACGGGCTCGACGGGCTGTCCATCGGCGAGCTCGCCAAGGACCTGAACCTGAGCAAGAGCGGGGTTTTCGCGGTCTTCGGCTCGAAGGAGGAGCTGCAGCTCGCCACCATCGACGCGGCGAACGCGATCTTCACCGAGCAGGTGGTCGACCGGGTACCCGCCTCGGCGACCGGCGTGGACCGGTTCAGCGAGCTGTGCGAACGCTGGCTGGACTACTCGGAGAAGCGGATCTTCCCCGGCGGCTGCTTCTTCTTCCACACGTCCGCCGAATACGACGCGCGGGACGGGCGGGTGCACGACGCGCTGGTCGCGCGGAGCCGGAACTGGACCCGGCTGCTGGTCGACACCCTGCGCGCGGCCGACGTGGACGACGCGGAACAGGTCGTCTTCGAAGTCGAGGCGCTGGCTCGTACGGCCAACGCCTTCTCCGTGCTGCACGGGAGCCCCGACGCATACCGGCGGGCGCGGATCGGAATCCGCGCCCGCCTGGCCGAACTGCGCTGA
- a CDS encoding alpha/beta fold hydrolase, translating to MELSERFGSSSGEVRWTSVGAGPPLVLLHGTPFSAFVWRRFAETLGEWWRVYLWDMPGYGGSAKFDGQDVSLAAQGRVFAELLAHWDLERPAVVAHDFGGAVALRAHLLHGRAYERLAVVDPVALAPWGSPFFRLVRENAAVFEQLPPFLHEALVREYVNSASSPGLHPDVLARLAEPWLGEAGQPAFYRQIAQADQRHTDEVQPRYPELDLPFLVCWGADDQWIPPAKATELAGLVPGARLRLIEGAGHLVQEDNPTALLGALLPFLRAEQG from the coding sequence ATGGAGCTGAGCGAACGGTTCGGGAGTTCGAGCGGTGAGGTGCGCTGGACCAGCGTGGGCGCCGGTCCGCCGCTGGTGCTGTTGCACGGGACGCCGTTCTCGGCGTTCGTCTGGCGGCGGTTCGCCGAGACGCTGGGCGAGTGGTGGCGGGTCTACCTGTGGGACATGCCCGGCTACGGCGGTTCGGCCAAGTTCGACGGCCAGGACGTGTCGCTGGCCGCGCAGGGCCGGGTGTTCGCCGAACTGCTGGCGCACTGGGACCTGGAGCGCCCGGCGGTGGTCGCGCACGACTTCGGTGGCGCGGTCGCGTTGCGCGCGCACCTGCTGCACGGCCGCGCGTACGAACGGCTCGCCGTGGTCGACCCGGTGGCGCTGGCGCCGTGGGGTTCGCCGTTCTTCCGGCTGGTGCGGGAGAACGCGGCGGTGTTCGAGCAGCTGCCGCCGTTCCTGCACGAGGCGCTGGTGCGGGAGTACGTCAACTCGGCCAGCTCGCCGGGCCTGCACCCGGACGTGCTGGCGCGGCTGGCCGAACCGTGGCTCGGCGAGGCGGGGCAGCCCGCGTTCTACCGGCAGATCGCGCAGGCGGACCAGCGCCACACCGACGAGGTCCAGCCGCGGTACCCGGAGCTGGACCTGCCGTTCCTGGTCTGCTGGGGTGCCGACGACCAGTGGATCCCACCGGCGAAGGCCACCGAACTGGCCGGCCTGGTGCCGGGTGCCCGCCTGCGGCTGATCGAGGGCGCCGGTCACCTCGTGCAGGAAGACAACCCGACAGCGCTGCTCGGCGCGCTACTGCCCTTCCTGCGTGCCGAACAGGGATGA
- a CDS encoding SGNH/GDSL hydrolase family protein, translating to MGYERFVALGDSCTEGLDDPHPAGGRYRGWADLAAARLAMDEPGFRYANLGVRGRRLDQITAEQVPALNALEPDLVALFGGANDVLTGSGSAEIARRVDTAVRRVTELAPNVVVFTLSDISHRMPFGKRLRPRIESLNEAIREAAAGYGARLVDLWPDRAADDLRYFGRDRLHLSDLGHRRLAAHLLDALAVPFEPSWLADLPGDPARPNTRAHAEWLWHVVRPVAVTRVRNRLIGRSPGDGFLPKRPELQPISTDEIRAWISAPLPGNA from the coding sequence ATGGGTTACGAACGCTTTGTCGCGCTCGGCGACAGCTGCACGGAAGGGCTCGACGACCCGCACCCGGCGGGCGGGCGCTACCGCGGCTGGGCCGACCTCGCCGCCGCCCGGCTGGCCATGGACGAGCCCGGCTTCCGCTACGCCAACCTGGGCGTGCGCGGACGGCGGCTGGACCAGATCACCGCGGAGCAGGTGCCCGCGCTCAACGCGCTCGAACCCGACCTCGTGGCGTTGTTCGGCGGCGCCAACGACGTGCTCACCGGCTCCGGCTCCGCCGAGATCGCCCGTCGCGTGGACACCGCGGTCCGCCGGGTCACCGAACTGGCGCCGAACGTGGTGGTGTTCACGCTGAGCGACATTTCGCACCGGATGCCGTTCGGCAAGCGTTTGCGCCCGCGCATCGAGTCACTCAACGAAGCCATCCGCGAGGCCGCCGCCGGGTACGGCGCCCGGCTGGTCGACCTCTGGCCCGACCGCGCCGCCGACGACCTGCGTTACTTCGGCCGCGACCGCCTGCACCTGTCCGACCTCGGCCACCGACGCCTCGCCGCGCACCTGCTCGACGCGCTGGCGGTGCCGTTCGAGCCCAGTTGGCTGGCCGACCTGCCGGGAGATCCCGCCCGGCCGAACACCCGCGCGCACGCGGAATGGCTGTGGCACGTGGTGCGCCCGGTCGCCGTCACCCGCGTCCGCAACCGCCTGATCGGCCGCTCCCCCGGCGACGGCTTCCTGCCGAAGCGCCCGGAACTGCAGCCGATCTCCACGGACGAGATCAGGGCATGGATCTCCGCCCCGCTCCCCGGCAACGCCTGA
- a CDS encoding TetR/AcrR family transcriptional regulator yields MDLRPAPRQRLIASAVALLAAEGVEAVTLRGIAKHTGVSHGAPLRHFAGRAELLSAVAATGFTELYARREELPGGRPRARLIAACRAYVGFALENPAMFELMFRHDLLDTGDAELVRASSAVFDFFAELAAAASTGDTDPRLVAASLWAALHGLAELWLWGGLAKASFAPSIDVPLAVTLEAYLGPA; encoded by the coding sequence ATGGATCTCCGCCCCGCTCCCCGGCAACGCCTGATCGCGAGCGCGGTCGCGCTGCTCGCCGCCGAGGGCGTGGAGGCGGTCACGCTGCGCGGGATCGCGAAGCACACCGGCGTCTCGCACGGGGCTCCGCTGCGGCACTTCGCCGGCCGCGCCGAACTGCTCTCCGCGGTCGCGGCCACCGGCTTCACCGAGTTGTACGCCCGGCGCGAGGAGTTGCCCGGCGGTCGGCCGCGGGCGCGGCTGATCGCCGCGTGCCGGGCGTACGTCGGGTTCGCGCTGGAGAACCCGGCGATGTTCGAGCTGATGTTCCGGCACGACCTGCTCGACACCGGCGACGCCGAACTCGTCCGCGCCAGCAGTGCGGTCTTCGACTTCTTCGCGGAACTGGCCGCCGCCGCGTCGACCGGCGACACCGACCCGCGGCTGGTCGCGGCCTCGCTGTGGGCGGCCCTGCACGGGCTGGCCGAGCTGTGGTTGTGGGGCGGGCTCGCCAAAGCCAGCTTCGCGCCGTCCATCGACGTGCCGCTGGCGGTCACCCTGGAGGCCTACCTCGGGCCCGCCTGA
- a CDS encoding beta-N-acetylhexosaminidase, with the protein MRKRLSLSALLGAAVLAVSTVATSGAAAAAPEEAATQSTAGGTQLTDVLPAPVEVKPNGHTKFWLTPLSRIHTQPGSKEAKQVGDYLAGLLRPATGYPLKVSSGPSWIPGISLLLGGADQRIGDQGYQLDSNVTGVTIRANSAAGLFNGVQSLRQLFGAKIEADTPQRTAWSVAGGRIVDYPRFGYRGAFLDLARHFHTPDEIRTYIDEIAQYKINYLHLHLTDDQGWRIQIDSWPKLTTVGGGPGTGVDGVGAGFLTKADYAALNKYAAERQITIVPEIDMPGHTNAAQSTYAELNCDGVAPAPRTDIEVGYSSLCIDDELTYKFVEDVIRELAAMTPGPYLHIGGDEAHATTDEDFKKFMERVIPMTAKYGKKPFGWHEIAKANSPATTTPQYWWSTPDGDAAVAEAVKRGSKVLVSPANKAYLDMKYDENTKLGLKWAGYIEVKTAYEWDPGTFVPGVPESSVLGVEAPLWSETLRNIEDIEFMAFPRLTAIAELGWSPQAKHNWENYRDRLAKQGPRLSAQGIDFYRSPQIDWK; encoded by the coding sequence GTGAGGAAGCGTTTGTCCTTGTCCGCCTTGCTCGGTGCGGCCGTACTGGCCGTGTCGACGGTGGCCACTTCGGGAGCCGCCGCCGCGGCACCCGAGGAGGCGGCCACCCAGTCGACCGCGGGCGGAACCCAGCTGACCGACGTGCTGCCCGCGCCGGTCGAAGTCAAGCCCAACGGGCACACCAAGTTCTGGCTGACCCCGCTCAGCCGCATCCACACCCAGCCGGGTTCGAAGGAAGCCAAGCAGGTCGGCGACTACCTCGCCGGGCTGCTGCGCCCGGCCACCGGCTACCCGCTCAAGGTCAGCTCCGGCCCCTCGTGGATCCCGGGCATCTCGCTGCTGCTCGGCGGTGCCGACCAGCGCATCGGTGACCAGGGCTACCAGCTCGACTCGAACGTCACCGGGGTGACCATCCGAGCCAACTCCGCGGCCGGGCTGTTCAACGGCGTGCAGTCGCTGCGCCAGCTCTTCGGCGCCAAGATCGAGGCCGACACCCCGCAGCGGACCGCCTGGTCGGTGGCCGGCGGGCGGATCGTGGACTACCCGCGCTTCGGCTACCGCGGCGCGTTCCTGGACCTGGCCCGGCACTTCCACACGCCGGACGAGATCCGCACCTACATCGACGAGATCGCCCAGTACAAGATCAACTACCTGCACCTGCACCTGACCGACGACCAGGGCTGGCGCATCCAGATCGACAGCTGGCCGAAGCTGACCACGGTCGGCGGCGGCCCGGGCACCGGCGTGGACGGCGTCGGCGCGGGCTTCCTGACCAAGGCCGACTACGCGGCGCTGAACAAGTACGCGGCCGAACGGCAGATCACCATCGTGCCCGAGATCGACATGCCGGGGCACACCAACGCCGCGCAGTCCACCTACGCCGAGCTGAACTGCGACGGGGTCGCCCCGGCGCCGCGCACGGACATCGAGGTCGGCTACTCCTCGCTGTGCATCGACGACGAGCTGACCTACAAGTTCGTCGAGGACGTCATCCGCGAACTGGCGGCCATGACGCCCGGCCCGTACCTGCACATCGGCGGGGACGAGGCTCACGCGACCACGGACGAGGACTTCAAGAAGTTCATGGAGCGCGTCATCCCGATGACGGCCAAGTACGGCAAGAAGCCGTTCGGCTGGCACGAGATCGCCAAGGCCAACTCGCCGGCCACCACCACCCCGCAGTACTGGTGGAGCACGCCGGACGGCGACGCCGCGGTGGCCGAGGCCGTCAAGCGGGGCAGCAAGGTCCTGGTTTCGCCGGCCAACAAGGCGTACCTGGACATGAAGTACGACGAGAACACCAAGCTGGGCCTGAAGTGGGCCGGCTACATCGAGGTCAAGACCGCGTACGAGTGGGACCCGGGCACGTTCGTCCCCGGTGTGCCCGAGTCGTCCGTGCTGGGCGTGGAAGCCCCGCTGTGGTCGGAAACCCTGCGGAACATCGAGGACATCGAGTTCATGGCGTTCCCGCGGCTGACCGCGATCGCCGAACTCGGCTGGTCGCCGCAGGCCAAGCACAACTGGGAGAACTACCGTGACCGGCTGGCGAAGCAGGGTCCGCGGCTGAGCGCCCAGGGCATCGACTTCTACCGGTCGCCGCAGATCGACTGGAAGTAG
- a CDS encoding pyridoxal-dependent decarboxylase codes for MTPDEFRTYGKQVVDWIADYRGGIENHPVRAKVRPGEIRAGLPAHPPDRGEPFDRLLADLDERILPGVTHWQHPDFFAYFPANATGPSILGDLLSSGLGVQGMVWATSPACTELETVVVDWLAELLGLPPGFRTDGPGGGVIQDSASSAALVAVLAALHRVSGGTVGDEGISRRYTIYVTSETHSALEKAGRITGIGARNVRVVDVDPSTLAMDPAHLAALLEADTAAGAVPALVCATIGTTSTTAIDPVAAIGEVCQAHEVWLHVDAAYAGVAAVCPELRWINEGVAEYVDSYATNPHKWLLTNHDCTVLWVTDRAPLIGALSILPEFLRNPATESGAVIDYRDWQIPLGRRFRALKLWAVLRWYGAEGLRAHIRSGIELAGGFAALVAADDRFELHEPRHFGLVCFRPKWTDERIMALLERLNESGELYLSHTRVHGRVTLRFAVGSTSTTAQHVRDAWAAITAAVAQAGPR; via the coding sequence ATGACGCCGGACGAGTTCCGCACCTATGGCAAGCAGGTCGTCGACTGGATCGCCGATTACCGCGGTGGCATCGAGAATCACCCCGTGCGCGCGAAGGTCCGGCCGGGAGAGATCCGGGCCGGGCTGCCCGCGCACCCGCCGGATCGGGGCGAGCCGTTCGACCGGCTGCTGGCCGATCTGGACGAGCGGATCCTGCCCGGCGTCACGCACTGGCAGCACCCGGACTTCTTCGCCTACTTCCCGGCGAACGCGACCGGCCCGTCGATCCTCGGCGACCTGCTCTCGTCCGGGCTCGGGGTGCAGGGCATGGTGTGGGCGACCAGCCCGGCCTGCACCGAACTGGAGACCGTGGTGGTGGACTGGCTGGCGGAACTGCTCGGGCTGCCACCGGGTTTCCGCACCGACGGGCCCGGCGGCGGGGTCATCCAGGATTCGGCGTCGAGCGCGGCGCTGGTCGCGGTGCTCGCCGCACTGCACCGGGTCAGCGGCGGCACCGTCGGCGACGAGGGGATTTCCCGGCGGTACACCATCTACGTCACCTCGGAGACGCATTCCGCGCTGGAGAAGGCGGGCCGGATCACCGGGATCGGGGCGCGGAACGTGCGCGTGGTCGACGTCGATCCGTCGACGCTGGCGATGGATCCGGCGCACCTGGCGGCGTTGCTCGAAGCGGACACCGCCGCCGGGGCCGTGCCGGCCTTGGTGTGCGCGACCATCGGGACCACTTCGACCACGGCGATCGACCCGGTGGCCGCGATCGGCGAAGTGTGCCAGGCGCACGAAGTCTGGCTGCACGTCGACGCCGCGTACGCGGGAGTGGCCGCGGTGTGCCCGGAACTGCGGTGGATCAACGAAGGCGTGGCCGAGTACGTGGACTCGTACGCGACCAACCCGCACAAGTGGCTGCTGACCAACCACGACTGCACGGTGTTGTGGGTGACCGATCGCGCGCCGCTGATCGGCGCGTTGTCAATCCTGCCGGAGTTCCTGCGCAACCCGGCGACCGAATCCGGCGCGGTGATCGACTACCGCGACTGGCAGATCCCGCTCGGCCGCCGGTTCCGCGCGCTGAAGCTGTGGGCGGTGCTGCGGTGGTACGGCGCCGAAGGGCTGCGGGCGCACATCCGGTCCGGGATCGAACTGGCCGGCGGGTTCGCCGCGCTCGTCGCCGCGGACGACCGGTTCGAACTGCACGAGCCGCGCCACTTCGGCCTGGTGTGCTTCCGTCCGAAGTGGACCGACGAGCGGATCATGGCGTTGCTGGAGCGGTTGAACGAATCGGGCGAGCTCTACCTGAGCCACACCAGGGTGCACGGCAGGGTGACGCTGCGGTTCGCGGTGGGCAGCACGTCGACCACGGCCCAGCACGTCCGCGACGCCTGGGCGGCCATCACCGCCGCGGTGGCTCAGGCGGGCCCGAGGTAG